In one Trichlorobacter lovleyi SZ genomic region, the following are encoded:
- a CDS encoding galactose-binding domain-containing protein, with amino-acid sequence MKRQIRIVFYLVLASVLLSTYLWAEQWKISFNGYPGTMELSGGQSNYTGRFNLHGNWEQMLDLQVYRNAIFFRRAAADQKYLGVMEGGRMQGVFTQHGSGRYPWTAERTDIVSIDPVVPPLSGGDTGAVKNLALRKQARQSSTSYGGTPERAVDGNRDGNHNAGSVSHTANVPNDWWEVDLGSQKQIQEIKLWNRTDCCSERLSNFYVLVSPNPFSGNNLKALLNDPSIWHFHHQGAAARETTVAVAGEGRYVRVQLAGQNWLSLAEVEVFGHDSSGSTAYPVDTGSGTPVTIYWHMADDADVYLNGKALRSYSPSFKTRPDEAPRPAFSARATLHNGDIFTVGGRRGGSFGLMLLAVDDGGRIVFKTDRSSWAVYEPDERSDWYEPAVANSSAKRPVTVQPDPWYPQKELNARYHNTALSIWSEPDKRFAYLVGTVRLSDQATGTINPVGTWRHHPTATWVVSQGADGRYHAQEHGLGNASGPAYFTPAGSFRIDYVTRDGAVTGFYEVTFAPDGHTATGRVQELSGPRRSGNTSWTKVR; translated from the coding sequence ATGAAACGCCAGATCCGTATTGTTTTTTATCTCGTTTTAGCGTCAGTTCTACTCTCTACCTATCTGTGGGCAGAACAATGGAAGATCAGCTTCAATGGTTACCCTGGAACAATGGAACTTTCAGGGGGCCAGAGCAACTACACCGGACGTTTTAACCTGCATGGCAACTGGGAACAGATGCTGGATCTGCAGGTGTACCGCAATGCCATATTCTTCCGCCGTGCTGCGGCCGATCAAAAATATCTGGGAGTCATGGAGGGAGGCCGGATGCAGGGGGTCTTTACCCAGCACGGTTCCGGCCGCTATCCATGGACTGCAGAACGTACTGACATCGTCTCAATTGATCCGGTGGTGCCTCCACTCTCCGGTGGAGACACAGGAGCAGTTAAAAATCTCGCCTTGAGAAAACAGGCCCGCCAATCATCCACCAGTTATGGTGGCACTCCGGAACGCGCTGTAGACGGTAACCGCGATGGCAACCATAATGCAGGTTCTGTTTCGCATACGGCCAATGTGCCGAATGATTGGTGGGAGGTTGACCTTGGCAGCCAGAAACAGATCCAGGAAATCAAACTCTGGAACCGGACAGACTGCTGCAGTGAGCGGCTCTCTAATTTTTACGTCCTGGTCTCACCCAATCCGTTTTCAGGTAACAATCTGAAGGCATTGCTGAATGATCCGTCCATCTGGCACTTCCACCATCAGGGTGCCGCTGCACGGGAGACAACGGTTGCTGTTGCCGGCGAGGGACGCTATGTCCGCGTTCAGCTTGCCGGTCAGAACTGGCTGTCATTGGCAGAGGTCGAGGTATTCGGACATGACAGCAGTGGCAGTACAGCATATCCTGTCGACACCGGCTCAGGCACTCCGGTTACCATCTATTGGCACATGGCTGATGACGCTGATGTCTATTTGAACGGCAAGGCCTTGCGCTCATACTCACCTTCGTTCAAAACCCGCCCTGATGAAGCACCACGGCCTGCTTTCTCAGCCAGAGCCACCCTGCATAACGGCGATATCTTTACGGTCGGAGGCCGCAGAGGGGGCAGCTTCGGACTGATGCTGCTGGCAGTTGATGATGGCGGCAGAATAGTCTTCAAAACTGATCGCAGCTCCTGGGCTGTCTACGAACCGGATGAGCGCTCTGACTGGTACGAGCCGGCCGTGGCAAACAGCTCAGCCAAGCGTCCGGTCACCGTTCAACCAGACCCCTGGTATCCCCAAAAAGAATTAAATGCCAGATATCACAACACTGCGCTCTCCATCTGGAGTGAACCTGACAAACGTTTTGCCTACCTGGTGGGTACGGTCAGGCTGTCTGATCAGGCCACCGGCACGATCAACCCGGTCGGAACTTGGCGCCACCACCCCACTGCAACCTGGGTGGTTTCACAGGGTGCTGACGGCCGTTACCACGCCCAGGAACATGGTCTGGGAAACGCCTCAGGACCGGCCTATTTCACCCCTGCCGGCAGTTTCAGGATTGATTACGTTACCCGTGATGGCGCAGTAACCGGCTTCTATGAAGTCACCTTTGCACCTGACGGCCATACCGCAACAGGCAGAGTTCAGGAACTTTCCGGGCCACGCCGCAGCGGCAACACCAGTTGGACAAAGGTACGCTAG